In Neisseria dentiae, one DNA window encodes the following:
- a CDS encoding pyridoxamine 5'-phosphate oxidase family protein has protein sequence MQPVSRPVAKFIADNHVVSLAVHDADGLWAASCFYVFDEEKMLLVILTDTGTRHGRAMLEHPAVAGTIAGQPEQIRDICGIQFTARAECLPEGAAHQAALARYTRSHPMAKLVPADVWALHFESIKYTDNKYVFAHKIYWRRNGADG, from the coding sequence ATGCAGCCCGTTTCCCGACCCGTTGCCAAATTTATCGCCGATAACCATGTTGTCAGCTTGGCCGTACATGATGCAGACGGCCTTTGGGCGGCAAGCTGTTTTTATGTGTTTGACGAAGAGAAGATGTTGCTGGTGATATTGACCGACACAGGCACCCGCCACGGCCGGGCCATGCTCGAACATCCCGCCGTTGCCGGCACCATTGCCGGCCAGCCCGAACAAATACGCGATATCTGCGGTATCCAGTTTACCGCGCGTGCCGAATGCCTGCCGGAAGGGGCGGCGCACCAAGCGGCACTAGCACGCTACACCCGCTCCCATCCGATGGCCAAATTGGTTCCCGCCGATGTGTGGGCACTGCACTTTGAAAGCATCAAATACACCGACAATAAATATGTTTTCGCCCATAAAATATATTGGCGGCGCAACGGTGCCGACGGGTAA
- a CDS encoding LysR family transcriptional regulator produces the protein MDLKRLKYFCAVVEHGSISKAAQALHISQPPLSKRLQELEEEVGAPLFLRQSGKIEPTPTGFFLYNHAVEVLKNIQNIERETQLFAGRQTRTLKIGLTHLFQRYFQPLLIKLHQKYPHLEIGVVVSDSSHLETLLHNGVIDIALIQRPYNLEGYDCISFPAVNTVVVAHNSLLEGFNGDSIHLNDLGRFPLVLLRRINGTGTFEFLQDKLRKNGVNPNVIMHISQPNVILDWLESGVEAASLLPESEVRAAKLAHCRIIRLLPEVLMFFPTLVKLAATPEIGEILAVLEEGYTGENS, from the coding sequence GTATCAGCAAGGCGGCGCAGGCGCTGCATATTTCCCAGCCGCCGCTAAGCAAGCGGTTGCAGGAGCTGGAGGAAGAGGTGGGCGCTCCCCTGTTTTTGCGGCAAAGTGGAAAAATCGAGCCAACGCCGACAGGCTTTTTCCTTTACAACCATGCTGTGGAAGTCTTAAAAAATATCCAAAACATCGAACGCGAAACCCAGCTATTTGCAGGCAGGCAGACCAGAACGCTCAAAATCGGGCTGACCCATCTGTTTCAGCGGTATTTTCAACCGCTTCTGATCAAGCTGCACCAAAAGTACCCGCACTTGGAAATAGGCGTAGTGGTGTCGGACTCCAGCCATTTGGAAACGTTGCTGCATAACGGCGTGATTGACATTGCCTTGATTCAGCGTCCTTATAATCTGGAAGGGTATGACTGTATTTCATTTCCGGCAGTCAATACCGTGGTGGTGGCGCATAACAGTCTGCTGGAGGGCTTTAACGGGGATTCGATACACTTGAACGATTTAGGCAGGTTCCCGCTGGTGTTGCTGCGGCGGATTAACGGCACGGGTACGTTTGAATTTTTGCAGGACAAATTGCGGAAAAACGGGGTGAACCCAAACGTTATCATGCACATTTCCCAGCCTAATGTGATTTTGGATTGGCTGGAAAGCGGCGTGGAAGCGGCCTCTTTGCTGCCGGAATCAGAGGTTCGTGCGGCAAAACTGGCCCATTGCCGGATAATCCGCCTGTTGCCGGAAGTGCTGATGTTTTTCCCTACGTTAGTCAAGTTGGCAGCGACGCCGGAGATCGGGGAAATTCTGGCCGTATTGGAAGAAGGATATACCGGAGAGAATAGTTGA